From one Bacteroidota bacterium genomic stretch:
- a CDS encoding nucleotide pyrophosphohydrolase, with product MTIQEAQDLVHQWINTKGVRYFSELTNTAVLMEEVGELARLMAREYGDQSFKTGEQDSKISEELADVLFVLICIANQTGVDLTQALKDSIDKKTKRDSDRHHNNPKLK from the coding sequence ATGACAATTCAGGAAGCACAGGATTTGGTTCACCAGTGGATTAATACAAAGGGAGTCAGGTATTTTAGTGAATTAACAAATACGGCTGTGTTGATGGAGGAAGTAGGAGAGCTAGCTAGGTTAATGGCCAGAGAATATGGCGATCAATCATTTAAAACAGGCGAGCAGGACAGCAAAATATCCGAAGAGTTGGCTGATGTGTTGTTTGTATTGATTTGTATTGCCAACCAAACGGGTGTGGATCTCACGCAAGCATTGAAAGACAGCATTGATAAAAAGACGAAAAGAGATTCCGATCGTCATCATAATAATCCAAAATTGAAATAG